In [Leptolyngbya] sp. PCC 7376, a genomic segment contains:
- a CDS encoding alpha/beta hydrolase, producing the protein MVSPSSHSPEQSPPRKSKTLLIRLFLWIKRFLDERKLPYVANQACRVYFRKEKSSRRKCQSILQTRIELDGKQLKHFLQTSIGRQILAKLSPLFHFPDQPNSAHGLRQLFVDMAGKQEGISLLHLLRLVPEQMQINIDQLMATAAKIQTLVNHTNQLLGEVKTIATKNIHEDQVNRFAELPDLRESGKYAVFINELEGVAKTLLYQPEPLPEKTFVIALSHGLGAMPEDLEAFAIHLASHGYLVVTPQHHGSNSDRLKLMLQGEVDEVFPFSEFGDRPHRITEILDQLEHLNKKQFEGKLHLLEVGVMGHSFGAYTALTLAGATIQFDHLELACGENSSEPNISLLLQCQALGFQQELQDLNDPRVSCICVWDFVGSEIFGQQGLTPVNIPVMAIAGSHDITTPFALEQIRLFRWLQTEQTYLVVMDGKLHVQNLRKWTQAAGLKITVTSPHKPSVQQTIFTQNIQALSLAFFNAYLLGQTDYTQYLCANYGKYLGRSPRNLYMLTNEDKAQFKVEDSSIFLPT; encoded by the coding sequence ATGGTTTCCCCTAGTTCTCACTCGCCGGAGCAGTCCCCGCCCCGCAAAAGCAAAACATTATTAATCCGTCTGTTCCTTTGGATTAAGCGGTTTCTCGATGAGCGGAAATTGCCTTATGTTGCGAACCAGGCTTGCCGAGTGTATTTCAGAAAGGAAAAGTCCAGCCGTCGCAAATGCCAAAGTATTCTACAAACCCGTATTGAACTAGACGGTAAGCAACTCAAGCATTTCTTACAAACGTCTATTGGGCGGCAAATTCTAGCAAAATTATCTCCTTTATTCCATTTCCCAGATCAGCCGAATTCGGCCCATGGTTTACGACAACTATTTGTAGATATGGCAGGGAAACAAGAAGGTATTTCATTACTGCATCTTTTGCGTCTTGTCCCAGAACAGATGCAGATTAATATCGATCAACTAATGGCGACGGCAGCCAAAATTCAGACTTTGGTTAACCATACGAATCAACTCCTTGGAGAAGTAAAGACAATCGCCACCAAAAATATCCATGAGGATCAAGTCAACCGTTTTGCAGAACTCCCAGATCTAAGAGAATCAGGAAAATACGCTGTCTTCATTAATGAATTGGAAGGTGTTGCCAAAACATTGCTTTACCAGCCAGAACCATTACCAGAGAAGACTTTTGTTATTGCTCTCTCCCATGGTTTAGGGGCAATGCCAGAGGATTTAGAAGCCTTTGCTATCCATTTAGCTTCCCATGGCTATCTAGTGGTAACTCCTCAACATCATGGTAGCAACAGTGATCGCCTTAAATTGATGCTACAAGGGGAAGTTGACGAGGTTTTTCCCTTTTCAGAGTTCGGCGATCGCCCCCATAGAATTACAGAAATCTTAGATCAACTAGAACACCTCAATAAAAAGCAATTTGAAGGCAAGCTACATCTTTTGGAAGTTGGGGTGATGGGGCATTCCTTTGGGGCGTATACTGCCTTAACTTTAGCTGGGGCAACTATTCAATTTGACCATTTAGAACTCGCCTGTGGTGAAAATAGCAGTGAGCCTAATATTTCATTACTCTTGCAATGCCAAGCATTAGGATTTCAGCAAGAACTGCAAGACCTAAACGATCCAAGGGTGAGCTGTATTTGTGTCTGGGACTTTGTTGGCAGCGAAATTTTTGGTCAACAAGGATTAACTCCAGTGAATATTCCCGTTATGGCGATCGCTGGAAGTCATGATATTACGACTCCCTTTGCTCTAGAACAAATTCGTCTATTTCGATGGTTGCAAACAGAACAAACATATCTAGTAGTCATGGATGGGAAGCTCCATGTCCAGAATTTACGCAAATGGACTCAGGCAGCAGGCTTAAAAATCACGGTTACTTCGCCCCACAAACCATCAGTTCAACAAACAATTTTCACACAAAATATCCAAGCCCTAAGCTTGGCATTTTTTAATGCCTATCTCCTTGGGCAGACAGATTATACTCAATATCTCTGTGCAAACTATGGCAAATACTTAGGGCGATCGCCTCGCAATCTTTATATGCTCACCAATGAAGACAAAGCGCAGTTTAAGGTTGAGGATTCTTCAATATTTTTGCCTACATAG
- a CDS encoding PLP-dependent transferase: MSKQKKQSYRNSCLTPIYQNIAYFFEDTAQVRQYYEGKVSVGRYGRYDNPNWLEFENKIAALDNYESALIFSSGMNAITTTACALLEQNDTLAYTGRCYRKTKQLFRQILPKWGIKTISINPTNNDNNFSNKCLENAKMVFLEMPSNPHLYLVDITKIKRKMHADALLVVDSTLSTPLNFQAQKWGADLTIHSCSKYIGGHGDVLAGSVAGSKDLIEHIRNYRNIMGGVTAPNTASLLNRSLETLEIRMQHFNTVGLEIAEYLYHHHQVKQVFYTGLKTHPHHHLAKKYLTGHGGVISFELDMNEKATSKFVDALQIPCMGSNFGSGQAMIEQCSIFTYYNLSPQERQDIGISDSLVRLSIGYGNSDALIEDIDKALEIANH, encoded by the coding sequence GTGTCAAAACAAAAAAAACAATCTTACCGTAACAGCTGTCTTACACCTATTTATCAGAATATAGCCTATTTTTTTGAAGATACAGCTCAGGTGAGGCAATACTATGAAGGCAAGGTTAGTGTAGGACGATATGGAAGGTATGATAATCCTAATTGGCTAGAGTTCGAAAATAAAATAGCAGCTCTTGATAATTATGAGAGTGCCCTGATTTTTTCATCTGGAATGAATGCTATTACTACCACAGCCTGTGCCCTACTGGAACAGAATGACACTTTAGCGTATACAGGAAGATGCTATAGAAAAACCAAACAGCTCTTTCGCCAAATCTTACCAAAATGGGGAATCAAGACAATATCAATAAATCCTACTAATAATGATAATAATTTCTCGAATAAGTGTTTAGAAAATGCAAAAATGGTATTTCTTGAAATGCCATCAAACCCTCATCTATACTTGGTAGATATTACGAAGATTAAAAGAAAAATGCACGCTGATGCATTATTAGTTGTCGATAGCACGCTTTCCACGCCATTGAATTTCCAAGCACAAAAATGGGGGGCCGATCTGACAATTCATAGCTGTAGCAAATATATTGGCGGTCATGGAGATGTCTTGGCCGGAAGTGTGGCTGGTTCAAAAGACTTAATTGAACATATTCGAAACTACCGAAATATTATGGGAGGAGTTACCGCTCCTAACACAGCTTCTTTGCTCAATCGAAGTTTGGAAACTTTAGAGATTAGAATGCAGCATTTTAATACAGTTGGCTTGGAAATAGCCGAGTATTTATATCATCATCATCAAGTCAAACAAGTTTTCTATACAGGTCTTAAAACTCATCCTCATCACCACTTGGCAAAAAAATATTTAACTGGACATGGAGGAGTGATTTCTTTTGAATTGGATATGAATGAGAAAGCAACCTCAAAATTTGTAGATGCTCTGCAAATTCCTTGCATGGGAAGCAATTTTGGCTCAGGTCAAGCCATGATTGAGCAGTGTAGCATTTTCACTTACTACAATCTTTCTCCACAAGAACGACAAGACATAGGGATTAGTGACAGTTTGGTTCGACTCAGTATTGGTTATGGGAACAGTGATGCTTTGATTGAGGATATTGATAAAGCTCTAGAAATTGCGAATCATTAA
- a CDS encoding DUF1348 family protein has translation MTTPLVPPFTREIAIAKVRMAENAWNGRNPDKVCMAYTEDSFWRNRAEVFQGREKIREFLRRKWDKELNYRLVKELWAYGDDRIAVRFQYEWQDDAGQWYRAYGNENWEFDEAGLMRRREASINDKPIAESERRFFWDAPGDRPSDHPGLINSPE, from the coding sequence ATGACAACGCCTTTAGTCCCTCCTTTTACCCGAGAGATTGCGATCGCCAAAGTACGGATGGCGGAAAATGCATGGAATGGTCGCAACCCAGATAAGGTTTGTATGGCATATACGGAAGATAGTTTCTGGCGTAATCGAGCTGAAGTGTTTCAGGGTCGCGAGAAAATCCGTGAGTTTTTGCGCCGTAAGTGGGATAAAGAACTAAATTATCGTCTTGTAAAAGAATTGTGGGCCTATGGCGATGATCGTATTGCAGTACGTTTTCAGTACGAATGGCAGGATGATGCAGGGCAATGGTATCGCGCCTATGGCAATGAAAACTGGGAATTTGATGAAGCCGGTTTGATGCGTCGCCGCGAAGCAAGTATTAACGACAAACCAATTGCTGAATCTGAGCGTCGTTTTTTCTGGGATGCGCCCGGCGATCGCCCCTCGGATCACCCTGGTTTAATCAATTCTCCTGAGTAG
- a CDS encoding long-chain fatty acid--CoA ligase — translation MTQFLSDINQANVLGATVPDVLDMGCDRHPNILALNRYAERQWQTCSNLMFRRRVEELALGFSVLALEKGDRLAMLMHSDFPFALVDFASLLAGFVNVPIDLTQTIENIFYCLNHSEAKALVISDLKLLDQLLPYLAQAEFLRWIIVANTDEDWEEKREKRLQSEDASKSMAIAPNACLHLSQFLTGESSHTHQPTVQSWPHRCIGLLSLDELQTPGEKLWSEEAIAPLKDQLQPKDLATIIYIASEDRQPKGVMLSHENMTSNALTAFSSYPNLKTGDAETVLLFLPLTHIFARVFLYGHLAYGHSLYFSSPTRLIRHLRMINPTILITVPRLLEKIYERVLAKVDLFETKGLKNQLKSTALKQAVRLAHRYDVSAPPRGLAQMPWEISRKWVFSQWQDVFGTKLHALICGGAALKPELVNFFNGSGIPVIQGYGLTETSGVVCYNRKDNHRADTVGLPMPFTEIKIAGDREILIKAPFVMQGYYKDPVGTAQVMEDGWLHTGDIGGLTPEGFLRIKGVKKAQFKLATGKYVSLKPLENAVQASELVQWAIAVGMNQKFCGMLIFPERNALIELLNANHIDYDLDDPQIIALYQNLVNQANCHLPYWSNIRKFTLMEQDIPESFMNADGTLSRSQVYLRFASDINKLYQSSKSKDDAMEKPTDLFTPQACPTFAQSLMHS, via the coding sequence ATGACTCAATTTTTAAGTGATATCAATCAAGCGAATGTTTTAGGGGCTACGGTTCCAGATGTGCTTGATATGGGCTGCGATCGCCACCCAAATATTTTGGCGTTAAATCGTTATGCTGAGCGGCAATGGCAGACTTGCTCTAATCTCATGTTTCGCCGCAGGGTGGAAGAACTAGCTCTTGGATTTTCTGTGCTGGCTCTAGAAAAAGGCGATCGCCTGGCGATGTTAATGCATAGCGATTTTCCGTTTGCGTTGGTTGACTTTGCGTCACTGCTGGCAGGATTTGTAAATGTGCCAATTGATTTGACCCAGACTATTGAAAATATCTTCTATTGTCTTAATCATTCGGAAGCCAAAGCACTCGTGATTTCGGATCTGAAATTGCTTGATCAGCTTCTTCCTTATTTAGCTCAGGCAGAGTTTTTGCGCTGGATTATTGTGGCAAATACCGATGAAGATTGGGAAGAAAAGCGGGAAAAGCGCTTGCAGTCTGAAGACGCATCCAAATCTATGGCCATTGCGCCGAATGCTTGTTTGCACCTATCCCAGTTTTTGACTGGAGAGAGTTCTCACACCCATCAGCCAACAGTGCAAAGTTGGCCACACCGTTGTATTGGCTTATTGTCTCTAGATGAATTGCAAACTCCAGGCGAAAAATTGTGGTCAGAGGAGGCGATCGCCCCGTTAAAGGATCAGCTACAGCCCAAGGATTTGGCGACGATTATTTATATTGCCAGCGAAGATAGACAACCCAAGGGGGTCATGCTCAGCCATGAAAATATGACGAGCAATGCCTTAACTGCTTTCAGTAGCTATCCCAACCTAAAAACTGGTGACGCTGAAACGGTTTTACTCTTTTTGCCATTGACCCATATTTTTGCGCGGGTCTTTCTATATGGGCATTTGGCCTATGGTCATAGTCTGTATTTCTCTAGTCCGACTCGTCTCATTCGTCATCTGCGGATGATTAATCCCACTATTTTGATTACGGTGCCGCGTCTCCTCGAAAAAATCTATGAGCGTGTCCTTGCAAAAGTAGACTTATTTGAGACAAAGGGTCTAAAAAATCAGCTTAAATCGACGGCTTTAAAACAAGCTGTTCGTCTAGCTCACCGTTATGATGTCTCGGCTCCTCCAAGAGGATTAGCCCAAATGCCTTGGGAGATTTCCCGAAAATGGGTATTTAGTCAGTGGCAAGATGTTTTTGGCACCAAGTTACACGCTCTGATTTGCGGTGGTGCGGCTCTCAAACCGGAATTAGTGAATTTCTTTAATGGATCTGGAATCCCAGTGATCCAAGGCTATGGTCTGACGGAAACCAGTGGCGTAGTTTGTTACAACCGCAAAGATAATCACCGGGCAGATACGGTCGGTCTGCCGATGCCTTTTACTGAGATCAAAATTGCGGGCGATCGCGAAATTCTGATTAAAGCACCGTTTGTGATGCAAGGCTATTACAAAGATCCTGTGGGTACTGCCCAAGTGATGGAAGATGGCTGGTTGCATACCGGTGATATTGGTGGGTTGACTCCGGAAGGCTTCTTACGGATCAAAGGCGTCAAAAAAGCACAGTTCAAACTGGCGACGGGCAAATATGTTTCCCTGAAGCCCTTAGAAAATGCGGTGCAAGCATCTGAACTGGTGCAATGGGCGATCGCCGTGGGCATGAACCAAAAGTTTTGCGGGATGTTGATTTTCCCAGAACGCAATGCCCTAATCGAACTCCTGAATGCCAATCATATTGATTACGATTTGGACGATCCGCAGATTATTGCGCTGTACCAAAACTTGGTGAACCAAGCGAATTGTCATCTGCCCTATTGGTCGAATATTCGTAAATTCACCTTGATGGAACAGGACAT
- a CDS encoding class I SAM-dependent methyltransferase codes for MTESNYEIIIPENIEDLVIQEEFFYLLQDGKKRKIRLHDYKELYSIPRLYQSIMEQQQEQSHIVLPSLLKEYIVSSGKKMEDLTILEVGAGSGAVGKTLSDFGVKSIVGIDIVPEAKEAVDRDYPDVYSSYYIEDLNNLSPKTKEALIQQKFDCIVCGSALGFNHIPAKTWAKAFNVIAPNSWIAFNVQNERWENEGTDSFVAWHPWVSDENILNITKTHKYRHRFYLDGRPLYYVAIIGTKVGNIPNS; via the coding sequence ATGACAGAATCAAACTACGAAATCATTATTCCGGAAAACATCGAAGACTTAGTTATCCAAGAAGAGTTTTTCTATCTCCTACAAGATGGCAAAAAACGTAAAATAAGATTGCATGACTACAAGGAACTATATAGTATTCCTCGTTTATACCAATCCATAATGGAGCAACAACAAGAACAATCTCATATTGTTTTGCCTTCTTTACTCAAGGAGTATATTGTTAGTTCTGGGAAAAAAATGGAGGATTTGACGATACTGGAAGTTGGAGCTGGCAGTGGAGCAGTCGGTAAAACATTGTCAGATTTCGGCGTTAAATCTATTGTTGGTATTGACATTGTTCCTGAAGCAAAAGAAGCCGTGGATAGAGACTATCCAGATGTCTATAGCAGCTACTACATTGAGGACTTAAATAATCTAAGCCCAAAAACAAAAGAAGCATTAATTCAACAAAAGTTTGATTGCATTGTTTGTGGTTCCGCACTTGGGTTCAACCATATTCCAGCTAAGACGTGGGCAAAGGCATTTAATGTAATTGCTCCTAATAGTTGGATCGCCTTTAATGTCCAAAACGAACGCTGGGAAAATGAAGGAACAGACTCTTTCGTTGCATGGCATCCTTGGGTGAGTGATGAGAATATTCTCAATATTACTAAAACGCACAAGTACCGTCATCGATTCTATTTGGATGGTCGTCCTTTGTACTATGTCGCCATTATTGGAACAAAAGTGGGTAATATACCAAACAGCTGA